The following coding sequences are from one Leptospira mayottensis 200901116 window:
- a CDS encoding 30S ribosomal protein S1: MTNKEEKSTFAEVFKQWEQSIHEEPELRKDQVVEGKIVSVDNDYVYVAIEGLKQEGRIPRGDFDEAPERGNYVSAIVKRKESQDSGCVLSKKEADQRKGWEIVKEAFKNGYQVAGRLVNEIKGKGYIVNVEGVELFLPASQLSYKFKEGETFKNKELEFKIIELNDRTRSGVVSRKKLLDEVNEEKWDALLLKLKVGDKVKSVVSKIASFGVFCEVDGVTGLLRQRDISYKKYAPFKQYFQIGQEVELVILELDKENNKLALGLKQLYEDPWVWAERSLEKEMVIRGTVTSLTKFGAFVELKEGLEGLIHTSELAWSKKPPQPKDILKKGQEVEALVLDIDFKNRRLSLGLKQLQPNPWDQLSPEIRRGNVLEGVITGITKYGAFVEVENGIEGLIHISDITWDEKVSNPTSQLKKGDTVKYMILDVNLDAQRISCGLKQLMENPYEIFRNEHPIGTIVEGKVKSIKEFGIFVEVAPGIEGLVHISEVPNGREVNLAELYKPDEAIKTAVIKVDVKNKKISLSIKDFDKALEREEMSKYLKTSDTPSRESLGSFLNTSLR; this comes from the coding sequence ATGACAAACAAGGAAGAGAAGTCCACTTTTGCAGAAGTTTTCAAACAGTGGGAACAATCAATACACGAAGAACCGGAACTCCGGAAAGATCAGGTCGTTGAAGGAAAAATCGTCTCCGTAGACAACGACTACGTTTATGTGGCGATCGAAGGGCTCAAACAAGAAGGTCGTATCCCGAGGGGCGATTTCGACGAAGCTCCGGAGCGAGGAAATTACGTTTCCGCAATCGTAAAAAGAAAGGAATCCCAGGATTCGGGTTGTGTTCTTTCTAAAAAAGAAGCCGATCAGAGAAAGGGTTGGGAGATTGTAAAAGAGGCTTTTAAAAACGGTTATCAAGTTGCCGGTCGTTTAGTGAATGAAATCAAGGGCAAAGGTTATATCGTAAATGTGGAAGGGGTGGAACTTTTTCTTCCGGCTTCTCAACTCAGTTATAAATTTAAAGAAGGGGAGACCTTCAAAAACAAGGAGCTCGAATTTAAAATTATAGAGCTCAACGACCGCACCCGTTCTGGAGTGGTTTCCAGAAAAAAACTTTTGGACGAAGTGAACGAAGAGAAATGGGATGCTCTTCTTTTGAAACTCAAAGTAGGGGATAAGGTAAAATCGGTCGTAAGTAAAATTGCTTCCTTTGGAGTTTTTTGCGAAGTGGACGGAGTTACCGGACTTCTTCGTCAAAGAGATATCTCCTACAAAAAATACGCTCCTTTTAAACAATACTTTCAAATCGGTCAAGAAGTGGAACTTGTCATTCTTGAGTTGGACAAAGAAAATAATAAACTCGCATTAGGTCTGAAACAACTCTACGAAGATCCTTGGGTTTGGGCGGAACGTTCTTTGGAAAAAGAGATGGTTATTCGTGGGACAGTCACTTCTCTCACCAAATTCGGAGCTTTCGTAGAATTGAAGGAGGGTCTAGAAGGACTCATCCACACTTCCGAGTTAGCTTGGTCCAAAAAACCTCCTCAGCCCAAAGATATATTAAAAAAAGGTCAAGAAGTGGAAGCTTTGGTTTTGGATATCGATTTCAAGAACAGAAGACTCTCTTTAGGATTAAAACAACTGCAACCGAATCCTTGGGATCAACTAAGTCCCGAAATTCGTAGAGGAAATGTTCTCGAAGGGGTGATAACGGGAATCACCAAATACGGTGCGTTTGTGGAAGTGGAAAATGGGATCGAAGGCCTGATCCACATCAGCGATATTACTTGGGACGAGAAAGTCTCTAATCCTACTTCTCAACTCAAAAAAGGCGACACCGTAAAATATATGATCTTGGATGTGAATTTGGACGCGCAGAGAATTTCTTGCGGTCTTAAACAACTGATGGAAAATCCGTATGAGATCTTTAGAAACGAACATCCGATTGGTACTATTGTGGAAGGAAAAGTTAAGTCCATTAAGGAATTCGGTATTTTCGTGGAAGTCGCTCCCGGAATCGAAGGACTCGTTCATATCTCCGAAGTTCCGAACGGACGAGAGGTCAACCTTGCGGAACTGTATAAACCGGACGAGGCTATAAAAACTGCAGTCATTAAGGTGGATGTAAAGAATAAGAAAATTTCTCTCTCTATCAAGGATTTTGACAAAGCTTTGGAGAGGGAGGAAATGTCCAAGTATCTCAAGACTTCGGATACTCCTTCCCGTGAAAGTTTAGGGAGTTTTTTAAACACTTCTCTCAGATAA
- the nusA gene encoding transcription termination factor NusA → MAVKKTQSEGNLLEVIQQFCADKSLDREAVMGVIRDSLITAYKKKSGLEGLEESEESEKPSPVTVEFASGKDSVVIAIAKKVVEGTPSSALEIGLEDAKAIDTSAEVGSVVFFREKPVELSRIISSQAKQMVFQRLKDMEKELLYNEYKAKEGELTHGYFQRWKKDAMSIDLGKVEGIMPRREQNPGEKYHSGDRLKAIIQRVELRPREPIPVITLSRASADFVRKLFEMEIPEIYDGLVEIINIARQPSIRTKVVVRATRGDIDPVGACVGMKGVRIQSIVRELGNERIDIVEASDDASEFIANAISPAKPVEVKVDGSGREAMVVVPDDQLSLAIGINGSNVKLASQLAGYKIDIKTVAQYNAELASPEARERLERLFYSPVEEAKVSVPQEEEELTPLEDLPGLSARIVGILKSEGIKDLETLIEYSQDDLAKLQGIGHTTAGQILKLLRESVEWVEDN, encoded by the coding sequence ATGGCAGTTAAGAAGACACAATCGGAAGGAAATCTGTTGGAAGTGATTCAACAATTTTGCGCGGACAAGTCCCTTGATCGGGAAGCCGTTATGGGAGTGATTCGAGATTCTCTCATAACCGCATACAAAAAAAAGTCCGGTCTCGAAGGTTTGGAAGAATCCGAAGAATCGGAAAAACCTTCTCCGGTTACGGTAGAGTTTGCCTCCGGTAAAGACAGTGTAGTGATTGCAATCGCTAAAAAAGTCGTGGAAGGAACTCCTTCGTCCGCTCTCGAAATCGGTTTAGAAGATGCTAAAGCGATCGACACATCCGCCGAAGTTGGTTCGGTTGTTTTTTTTCGTGAAAAACCAGTGGAACTTTCCAGAATTATCTCCAGCCAAGCTAAACAAATGGTCTTCCAAAGATTAAAAGATATGGAGAAAGAACTTCTCTATAACGAATATAAGGCGAAGGAAGGAGAACTCACTCACGGTTATTTCCAGAGATGGAAAAAAGACGCGATGAGCATTGATCTTGGAAAAGTAGAAGGGATCATGCCTCGTCGTGAACAGAATCCGGGTGAAAAGTATCACAGCGGAGATAGACTCAAAGCAATCATTCAAAGAGTGGAACTTCGACCAAGAGAACCGATCCCCGTAATCACTCTTTCCAGAGCATCCGCGGATTTTGTTCGTAAGCTTTTCGAAATGGAAATCCCTGAAATTTATGACGGACTCGTAGAAATTATCAATATAGCCAGGCAACCTTCCATCCGGACTAAAGTTGTAGTACGTGCAACCCGTGGAGATATTGATCCTGTGGGTGCTTGTGTGGGAATGAAGGGCGTTCGGATTCAATCGATCGTAAGGGAGCTTGGAAATGAGAGAATCGATATCGTAGAAGCTTCCGACGACGCGTCCGAGTTTATCGCAAACGCGATTTCTCCTGCAAAACCGGTAGAGGTCAAAGTGGACGGATCCGGTAGGGAAGCGATGGTAGTCGTTCCAGACGATCAGCTTTCTCTTGCGATTGGAATTAACGGATCCAATGTGAAACTTGCTTCTCAGTTAGCGGGTTACAAAATCGATATCAAAACAGTGGCTCAATATAATGCAGAACTTGCATCTCCGGAAGCGAGAGAAAGGTTAGAAAGGCTGTTCTATTCTCCTGTGGAAGAAGCAAAAGTTTCGGTTCCACAAGAAGAAGAGGAATTGACTCCTCTGGAAGACCTTCCCGGACTTTCGGCTCGTATCGTCGGAATTTTGAAGAGCGAGGGAATTAAAGATCTGGAAACCCTGATCGAATACAGTCAAGACGATCTGGCAAAACTACAAGGAATTGGACATACGACCGCCGGACAGATTCTCAAGTTACTCCGAGAATCCGTAGAATGGGTGGAGGATAACTGA
- the hisG gene encoding ATP phosphoribosyltransferase, with amino-acid sequence MLTLALPKGRLAEESIDLMISKGWLSARPDPDSKELIYNDPLGKIRILLVRSQDVATYVEQCAADAGISGWDVLKEGGYDLVTPLDLGIGKCRLSLAAPEGYTLEARHRKIRVATKYPNLAREFFFRKGLSCEIFKLYGSIELAPLVGLSDCIVDLVSTGGTLKANGLKELSIILESSARLVFNRSSLYGKRKEAAEFMDSLSKI; translated from the coding sequence ATGCTTACTCTGGCTTTGCCTAAAGGAAGACTGGCTGAAGAAAGCATCGATTTGATGATTTCCAAGGGGTGGCTTTCCGCGAGGCCCGATCCGGATTCTAAAGAGCTCATTTATAATGATCCTCTGGGAAAAATTCGGATTCTTCTCGTGCGTTCCCAAGACGTCGCGACTTACGTGGAGCAATGTGCGGCGGATGCGGGGATCAGCGGTTGGGACGTCCTTAAAGAAGGCGGTTACGATTTAGTCACTCCTCTGGATTTGGGGATTGGAAAATGCAGACTTTCCCTCGCCGCTCCTGAAGGTTATACATTGGAAGCGCGTCATCGTAAGATTCGCGTTGCGACCAAATATCCGAATTTAGCGAGAGAATTCTTTTTTCGTAAGGGGTTGTCCTGCGAGATTTTTAAACTCTACGGAAGTATAGAGTTGGCGCCGCTTGTTGGTCTTTCCGATTGTATCGTGGATTTGGTTTCGACTGGCGGGACTCTTAAGGCTAACGGCCTCAAAGAGCTGAGTATAATCCTAGAATCTTCCGCCAGACTGGTTTTCAACCGATCTTCTCTCTACGGGAAACGGAAGGAAGCAGCGGAGTTTATGGATTCTCTCTCCAAAATCTAA
- the cmk gene encoding (d)CMP kinase has product MNENVIALDGPAGSGKSTVARQIAERIGFNYLDTGAFYRALTLYLFRLHGNSPSTESFADWVKTSEAERSLSNIRILCEFSAGKENRIFLNGEEVSLAIRTPEITREIKHIANRRIYRNFVNKELHTLAKLHRLIMDGRDIGTEVFPDAKFKFYLTASSKVRAERRFLQLQEQGIQVDRDEIEKEIILRDKSDMEREIAPLYQANDAILIDTDILSKNSVISKILEILDR; this is encoded by the coding sequence ATGAATGAAAATGTAATCGCCCTGGACGGTCCGGCCGGTTCGGGCAAAAGTACAGTGGCAAGGCAAATCGCCGAGAGAATCGGATTCAATTATTTGGATACCGGCGCGTTTTACAGAGCCTTGACCTTGTATCTATTTCGGCTCCACGGCAATTCACCTAGCACAGAATCGTTTGCAGATTGGGTAAAAACCTCCGAGGCGGAACGAAGTTTATCCAATATTCGGATTTTGTGCGAATTTTCCGCAGGAAAAGAAAATCGGATTTTTCTGAACGGAGAGGAGGTGTCTTTGGCGATTCGAACTCCAGAAATTACAAGGGAGATCAAACATATTGCGAATCGTAGAATTTACCGAAACTTTGTGAATAAGGAACTTCATACCCTTGCTAAGCTTCATAGATTGATTATGGACGGAAGGGATATCGGCACCGAAGTATTTCCGGATGCGAAATTTAAATTTTATCTGACGGCTTCTTCGAAGGTGAGGGCAGAACGTAGGTTTTTACAGTTGCAGGAGCAGGGAATCCAGGTTGATCGGGATGAGATCGAAAAAGAAATTATTCTTAGAGATAAGTCCGATATGGAACGGGAAATTGCACCTCTTTATCAGGCAAATGACGCAATCCTAATTGACACTGATATTCTCTCTAAAAATAGTGTAATCAGCAAGATCCTCGAAATTCTGGATCGATGA
- a CDS encoding bifunctional ADP-dependent NAD(P)H-hydrate dehydratase/NAD(P)H-hydrate epimerase yields MEIKFFEYSEPLFNDEESRDLDRKTISSSGISGSHFMGFAALSIYQKYRKKLLSYDLVQILCGNGNNGGDGLALAFFLIQGGIKPKVYLKDGSLSEESKFYKNAFLNSGGKTLPLESFEVFSGKNNIFVVDALLGTGFRFPLKSPLDIVISKIKENKQKNPKGNFILSIDAVSGFNEDFPLPFETDALAEIGIKKWKNRFLPGKVRKTFHRIGFPILSLSIPAIPSDQNQGDPVSRTTFNIEFNQNQIESNRKGKDSSNEDQKAESNKIKDQVPFEPKTQTGKILWKKIPKFILKKTFLREENSHKYKNGSLVLIGGSQGMSGAALSSLLTFHELGGGISLLLTPSEKTVRRVLKKDPSLMVNTIPESSDIMNIPFVQKASVFLLGPGLKTEECPIFPLPKERFCVLDAGAIKAYQNILLHEKVLMTPHTGELENLLNTKIKSIEQGISLAKEYTKNFKTYLLWKRHSSFLIDPNGTVFLWETPEPKLAVMGTGDLLVGILSFYLSRNFTVPEAVQLSFSLLTQAAKKSKGFPTASEIRKLLTKGDN; encoded by the coding sequence ATGGAAATAAAGTTTTTCGAATATTCAGAACCTCTATTTAATGACGAAGAAAGCCGGGATCTGGATCGAAAAACAATCTCCTCTTCCGGAATTTCCGGTTCTCACTTTATGGGTTTTGCAGCCCTTTCCATTTATCAAAAATACAGAAAAAAGCTTCTCTCTTACGATCTTGTTCAAATCCTCTGTGGAAACGGGAATAACGGAGGAGACGGACTCGCGCTCGCATTTTTTCTGATCCAGGGTGGAATAAAACCGAAAGTTTATCTGAAAGACGGCAGCTTGTCGGAAGAATCCAAATTTTATAAAAATGCGTTTCTCAATTCGGGAGGTAAGACACTTCCCCTGGAATCCTTCGAAGTTTTTTCCGGTAAAAACAACATATTTGTCGTGGATGCACTTCTAGGAACGGGTTTTCGTTTTCCCTTAAAAAGTCCTTTAGACATCGTCATTTCCAAAATCAAAGAAAATAAACAAAAGAACCCGAAAGGCAATTTTATCCTCAGTATCGATGCGGTCTCTGGTTTTAACGAAGATTTTCCGCTTCCTTTTGAAACTGATGCATTAGCCGAAATTGGTATAAAAAAATGGAAAAACCGTTTTTTACCCGGCAAAGTGCGTAAAACATTTCACAGAATAGGTTTTCCAATCTTATCTCTTTCCATTCCGGCGATCCCGAGCGATCAAAACCAAGGCGATCCTGTCAGCAGAACTACATTCAACATCGAATTCAATCAAAATCAAATCGAATCCAATAGAAAAGGAAAAGATTCATCCAACGAAGATCAAAAAGCCGAATCAAATAAAATCAAAGATCAAGTCCCTTTCGAGCCCAAAACTCAAACCGGTAAAATCCTTTGGAAAAAAATTCCAAAATTTATTCTAAAAAAAACCTTTTTAAGAGAAGAAAATTCTCATAAATACAAAAACGGTTCTTTGGTCCTCATCGGAGGTTCCCAGGGAATGTCGGGGGCGGCGCTTTCTTCTCTACTCACATTTCACGAGTTAGGCGGAGGAATTTCTCTTCTTTTGACCCCCTCCGAAAAAACAGTCCGGAGGGTTTTAAAAAAAGATCCTTCTTTGATGGTAAATACGATTCCAGAAAGTTCCGATATCATGAATATTCCTTTCGTTCAAAAAGCATCCGTTTTTCTTTTAGGTCCGGGCTTAAAAACGGAAGAATGTCCGATTTTTCCTTTACCAAAAGAAAGATTTTGCGTTCTTGACGCTGGAGCTATTAAAGCATATCAGAATATTCTATTACATGAAAAAGTATTGATGACTCCCCATACGGGAGAACTGGAAAATCTTTTAAACACAAAAATAAAATCGATTGAACAAGGAATTTCTCTTGCGAAAGAATACACAAAAAACTTCAAAACGTATCTATTGTGGAAAAGACATTCCTCTTTTTTAATAGATCCCAATGGAACAGTTTTTCTTTGGGAGACACCGGAACCGAAATTGGCTGTGATGGGAACGGGGGATCTTTTGGTCGGAATTCTTTCTTTTTATCTCTCAAGGAACTTTACAGTCCCCGAAGCAGTTCAACTTTCATTTTCTTTACTCACTCAAGCGGCAAAAAAATCAAAAGGTTTTCCGACCGCTTCCGAAATTCGTAAACTACTAACAAAGGGAGACAATTGA
- the rpmF gene encoding 50S ribosomal protein L32 produces MAVPKRRKSKSKVRTKRAHHAIGKPNLVPCPNCNAYRLPHRICPTCGFYKTGVVLEPKVKKPKEEN; encoded by the coding sequence ATGGCAGTTCCCAAAAGACGAAAATCGAAATCAAAAGTTAGAACAAAGCGGGCGCATCATGCCATCGGAAAGCCGAATTTGGTTCCTTGCCCTAATTGTAATGCTTACAGATTACCTCATAGAATCTGTCCTACCTGCGGGTTTTATAAAACCGGAGTTGTTTTAGAACCGAAAGTCAAGAAGCCGAAAGAAGAAAATTAA
- a CDS encoding LIC_12708 family protein, translating into MRNLHNNTKRRTLFFEIVLFGALILSCTRFKVDNYNSYLYGRIKLGNTLSDVQAKILNGVPTNLPQTIPVVSSKIYVPDFEQSLLKVFSTDGELKFILGTLKEKVGDKYKLFTAKIGKIGLIAVNSDEDIYLQSRIGKEEQPKTDPTTEDIFLKKSGSFDTESKEAIPSVILHFSDSGKLLNSIYVEGISGNTPFGYIERMEAGEDNLLFVFHRLGGEMKLSVYDNGTLLRSASASNFEAVISDTETTQAKLETILPHFEGKYVVASFSIFDKKNSRFKSRKIFKYDFEAKVATPLKEIQDPSESLYWILKDNNFFIWETETEEESSIRLQVHDDEGTHVNNIRLNYLPPRGLWRETWMDLNDEIYSARIKSGYLEIHKWK; encoded by the coding sequence ATGAGAAATCTCCACAACAACACAAAACGACGAACTCTTTTCTTTGAAATCGTTTTATTCGGCGCATTGATTCTAAGTTGTACCCGTTTCAAAGTAGACAATTACAATTCGTATCTCTACGGAAGAATCAAATTGGGAAATACTCTCTCGGACGTTCAGGCTAAAATTTTGAACGGAGTTCCGACCAATCTACCCCAGACAATACCGGTCGTCTCCAGCAAAATCTACGTTCCGGACTTCGAACAATCTCTGCTGAAAGTATTCTCCACAGACGGAGAATTAAAATTCATCTTAGGAACGCTCAAAGAAAAAGTCGGCGATAAATACAAATTGTTCACGGCTAAAATTGGAAAGATCGGACTCATCGCAGTCAACAGTGACGAAGATATCTATCTTCAATCCAGAATCGGAAAGGAAGAACAACCTAAAACAGATCCGACAACGGAAGATATCTTTTTGAAAAAAAGCGGATCGTTCGATACAGAATCCAAGGAAGCGATTCCATCCGTGATTCTTCATTTTTCGGACTCGGGAAAACTTTTAAATTCCATCTACGTAGAAGGGATTTCCGGAAACACTCCTTTCGGTTATATAGAAAGAATGGAAGCGGGAGAGGACAATCTTCTTTTCGTGTTTCATAGACTAGGTGGAGAAATGAAACTTTCTGTATATGACAACGGAACTTTACTTAGATCCGCAAGCGCCTCTAATTTTGAGGCAGTTATTTCAGATACGGAAACTACACAGGCAAAATTAGAAACCATTCTCCCCCATTTCGAAGGTAAATATGTAGTCGCCTCATTCAGCATTTTCGATAAAAAAAATTCCAGATTCAAATCGCGCAAAATCTTCAAATACGATTTCGAGGCAAAGGTCGCAACCCCTCTTAAGGAAATCCAGGACCCTTCGGAATCCTTATATTGGATTTTAAAAGACAATAATTTTTTTATCTGGGAAACAGAAACCGAAGAGGAAAGTTCAATACGACTCCAAGTGCATGACGACGAAGGAACTCACGTCAACAATATCAGACTCAATTACCTACCTCCGAGAGGGCTTTGGAGAGAAACCTGGATGGACCTAAATGACGAAATTTATTCTGCAAGGATCAAGTCCGGCTATCTGGAAATCCATAAATGGAAATAA
- the rimP gene encoding ribosome maturation factor RimP, which translates to MYSLKVNQRPNHSLIEVVLDNLEHPYGSVGLLECEQVSRKLKEELERISPDLDFTLKVSSAGAERKLNLPEDIDRFRGIPVRLVFRSGESEKHQEGIFRIVNRDGDQVFLEKFQKGKKSAVKKQTTLNLKDILKGNLYVSI; encoded by the coding sequence CTGTACTCATTAAAGGTCAACCAAAGGCCTAACCACTCGTTGATCGAGGTCGTCTTGGACAATCTTGAACATCCGTATGGTTCAGTCGGCCTTCTGGAATGTGAGCAAGTTTCCAGAAAACTGAAAGAAGAGTTAGAACGGATCTCACCGGATCTGGATTTTACTCTGAAAGTTTCTTCTGCAGGTGCGGAAAGGAAACTTAATCTTCCGGAAGACATAGATCGTTTCCGGGGGATACCGGTTCGTTTGGTTTTTCGATCCGGAGAATCAGAGAAACACCAGGAAGGAATTTTTCGGATCGTGAATCGGGATGGGGATCAGGTGTTTCTGGAAAAATTCCAAAAGGGAAAGAAATCTGCCGTAAAAAAGCAGACGACCCTGAACCTCAAGGATATACTGAAAGGGAATCTTTACGTAAGTATTTGA
- the plsX gene encoding phosphate acyltransferase PlsX — MMWIAVDVMSGDYGPEKIIEGAVNAVNQDGANVVLVGKEEEIGEILLKFEYDTSKVRIQHASEIIDMNDSPSIAVRTLRDSSVVQATQLVADKTCVGMFSPGNTGATMASALLYLGRISGVLRPPIAAPIPQENGPPMLLLDAGANVDCKPDYLAQFAVMGEIYSKLIFNISNPKVGILSNGEEDKKGNAVSLKAFEMIKKLPVCFVGNVEGRDLYGGGKDVDVVVCDGFIGNIVLKATEGLSKSIFNVLRESIKQSSLAQTGALLLKPTFGAIKKRLDYAEYGGALLLGVDGICLIGHGSSNALAVQRAIRVVTECAQRQINDRIAADIKKYNI; from the coding sequence ATGATGTGGATCGCCGTCGACGTAATGAGCGGCGATTACGGGCCGGAGAAAATCATTGAAGGCGCCGTAAATGCCGTAAATCAGGATGGAGCTAATGTCGTTCTGGTCGGCAAAGAAGAAGAGATCGGAGAAATTCTCCTTAAGTTCGAATACGACACATCGAAAGTAAGAATCCAGCACGCTTCGGAGATCATTGATATGAACGATTCTCCTTCGATCGCAGTGCGTACCCTTCGGGATTCTTCCGTAGTCCAAGCCACACAACTTGTAGCCGATAAAACCTGTGTAGGTATGTTTTCTCCCGGAAATACGGGAGCGACCATGGCGTCGGCTCTTTTGTATCTTGGGAGAATTTCCGGTGTTTTACGTCCTCCGATTGCGGCTCCCATTCCTCAGGAGAACGGGCCCCCGATGCTTTTGTTGGACGCCGGGGCTAACGTCGATTGTAAACCGGATTATCTGGCTCAGTTTGCCGTAATGGGAGAGATTTATTCAAAGCTAATATTCAATATTTCTAATCCTAAGGTTGGAATTCTTTCCAATGGAGAAGAAGATAAAAAAGGGAACGCCGTTTCCTTAAAAGCGTTCGAAATGATCAAAAAACTTCCGGTTTGTTTCGTAGGAAATGTGGAGGGACGAGATCTCTATGGAGGTGGTAAGGATGTGGACGTTGTGGTCTGCGACGGTTTTATCGGAAACATTGTGTTAAAAGCGACCGAGGGCCTTTCCAAATCCATTTTCAACGTCTTGCGTGAAAGTATCAAACAATCTAGTCTAGCCCAGACTGGAGCTTTGCTCCTTAAGCCTACTTTCGGAGCCATCAAAAAACGTCTGGATTATGCGGAATATGGCGGTGCGCTTTTGTTGGGTGTGGACGGAATTTGTTTGATTGGACACGGTTCGTCTAATGCTCTTGCTGTACAAAGAGCGATTCGGGTGGTGACTGAATGCGCACAGCGCCAAATTAACGATCGTATCGCGGCCGATATCAAAAAGTATAATATTTAA